The Haematobia irritans isolate KBUSLIRL chromosome 1, ASM5000362v1, whole genome shotgun sequence DNA segment ggtttaataaactgcctgaatttattctgataattggttgatagttttgctgcaagtagaggatgctgatgaggaatgtggtaattccgaaacgtgcgtccatccaaccatcttgcagtctatagggctttgcccaaataaatttgacaaacattcttttcctctgttggttaagctactcttgtagtttagtcaatgtatggttttaagctgaaataaaaaaacaacaacaatgcttaaagaacaaaaccaacaataacaaaacaaaacaaatggaaaaagaagaggaggcacgctcaaaataaacccagccatgtgaattcaaatcgatgatttgacagtggcataggaaaagagatatgtttgtttcgagtttatttcggcataagccggctatcaatgtaaaaccttttttcggagggttcaagtgtggtttttgttgggtttaataaactgcctgaatttattctgataattggttgatagttttgctgcaagtagaggatgctgatgaggaatgtggtaattccgaaacgtgcgtccatccaaccatcttgcagtctatagggctttgcccaaataaatttgacaaacattcttttcctctgttggttaagctactcttgtagtttagtcaatgtatggttttaagctgaaataaaaaaacaacaacaatgcttaaagaacaaaaccaacaataacaaaacaaaacaaatggaaaaagaagaggaggcacgctcaaaataaacccagccatgtgaattcaaatcgatgatttgacagtggcataggaaaagagatatgtttgtttcgagtttatttcggcataagccggctatcaatgtaaaaccttttttcggagggttcaagtgtggtttttgttgggtttaataaactgcctgaatttattctgataattggttgatagttttgctgcaagtagaggatgctgatgaggaatgtggtaattccgaaacgtgcgtccatccaaccatcttgcagtctatagggctttgcccaaataaatttgacaaacattcttttcctctgttggttaagctactcttgtagtttagtcaatgtatggttttaagctgaaataaaaaaacaacaacaatgcttaaagaacaaaaccaacaataacaaaacaaaacaaatggaaaaagaagaggaggcacgctcaaaataaacccagccatgtgaattcaaatcgatgatttgacagtggcataggaaaagagatatgtttgtttcgagtttatttcggcataagccggctatcaatgtaaaaccttttttcggagggttcaagtgtggtttttgttgggtttaataaactgcctgaatttattctgataattggttgatagttttgctgcaagtagaggatgctgatgaggaatgtggtaattccgaaacgtgcgtccatccaaccatcttgcagtctatagggctttgcccaaataaatttgacaaacattcttttcctctgttggttaagctactcttgtagtttagtcaatgtatggttttaagctgaaataaaaaaacaacaacaatgcttaaagaacaaaaccaacaataacaaaacaaaacaaatggaaaaagaagaggaggcacgctcaaaataaacccagccatgtgaattcaaatcgatgatttgacagtggcataggaaaagagatatgtttgtttcgagtttatttcggcataagccggctatcaatgaaaaaccttttttcggagggttcaagtgtggtttttgttgggtttaataaactgcctgaatttattctgataattggttgatagttttgctgcaagtagaggatgctgatgaggaatgtggtaattccgaaacgtgcgtccatccaaccatcttgcagtctatagggctttgcccaaataaatttgacaaacattcttttcctctgttggttaagctactcttgtagtttagtcaatgtatggttttaagctgaaataaaaaaaaaacaacaacaatgctcaaagaacaaaaccaacaataacaaaacaaaacaaatggaaaaagaagaggaggcacgctcaaaataaacccagccatgtgaattcaaatcgatgatttgacagtggcataggaaaagagatatgtttgtttcgagtttatttcggcataagccggctatcaatgtaaaaccttttttcggagggttcaagtgtggtttttgttgggtttaataaactgcctgaatttattctgataattggttgatagttttgctgcaagtagaggatgctgatgaggaatgtggtaattccgaaacgtgcgtccatccaaccatcttgcagtctatagggctttgcccaaataaatttgacaaacattcttttcctctgttggttaagctactcttgtagtttagtcaatgtatggttttaagctgaaataaaaaaacaacaacaatgcttaaagaacaaaaccaacaataacaaaacaaaacaaatggaaaaagaagaggaggcacgctcaaaataaacccagccatgtgaattcaaatcgatgatttgacagtggcataggaaaagagatatgtttgtttcgagtttatttcggcataagccggctatcaatgtaaaaccttttttcggagggttcaagtgtggtttttgttgggtttaataaactgcctgaatttattctgataattggttgatagttttgctgcaagtagaggatgctgatgaggaatgtggtaattccgaaacgtgcgtccatccaaccatcttgcagtctatagggctttgcccaaataaatttgacaaacattcttttcctctgttggttaagctactcttgtagtttagtcaatgtatggttttaagctgaaataaaaaaaaaacaacaacaatgctcaaagaacaaaaccaacaataacaaaacaaaacaaatggaaaaagaagaggaggcacgctcaaaataaacccagccatgtgaattcaaatcgatgatttgacagtggcataggaaaagagatatgtttgtttcgagtttatttcggcataagccggctatcaatgtaaaaccttttttcggagggttcaagtgtggtttttgttgggtttaataaactgcctgaatttattctgataattggttgatagttttgctgcaagtagaggatgctgatgaggaatgtggtaattccgaaacgtgcgtccatccaaccatcttgcagtctatagggctttgcccaaataaatttgacaaacattcttttcctctgttggttaagctactcttgtagtttagtcaatgtatggttttaagctgaaataaaaaaacaacaacaatgcttaaagaacaaaaccaacaataacaaaacaaaacaaatggaaaaagaagaggaggcacgctcaaaataaacccagccatgtgaattcaaatcgatgatttgacagtggcataggaaaagagatatgtttgtttcgagtttatttcggcataagccggctatcaatgtaaaaccttttttcggagggttcaagtgtggtttttgttgggtttaataaactgcctgaatttattctgataattggttgatagttttgctgcaagtagaggatgctgatgaggaatgtggtaattccgaaacgtgcgtccatccaaccatcttgcagtctatagggctttgcccaaataaatttgacaaacattcttttcctctgttggttaagctactcttgtagtttagtcaatgtatggttttaagctgaaataaaaaaacaacaacaatgcttaaagaacaaaaccaacaataacaaaacaaaacaaatggaaaaagaagaggaggcacgctcaaaataaacccagccatgtgaattcaaatcgatgatttgacagtggcataggaaaagagatatgtttgtttcgagtttatttcggcataagccggctatcaatgaaaaaccttttttcggagggttcaagtgtggtttttgttgggtttaataaactgcctgaatttattctgataattggttgatagttttgctgcaagtagaggatgctgatgaggaatgtggtaattccgaaacgtgcgtccatccaaccatcttgcagtctatagggctttgcccaaataaatttgacaaacattcttttcctctgttggttaagctactcttgtagtttagtcaatgtatggttttaagctgaaataaaaaaaaaacaacaacaatgctcaaagaacaaaaccaacaataacaaaacaaaacaaatggaaaaagaagaggaggcacgctcaaaataaacccagccatgtgaattcaaatcgatgatttgacagtggcataggaaaagagatatgtttgtttcgagtttatttcggcataagccggctatcaatgtaaaaccttttttcggagggttcaagtgtggtttttgttgggtttaataaactgcctgaatttattctgataattggttgatagttttgctgcaagtagaggatgctgatgaggaatgtggtaattccgaaacgtgcgtccatccaaccatcttgcagtctatagggctttgcccaaataaatttgacaaacattcttttcctctgttggttaagctactcttgtagtttagtcaatgtatggttttaagctgaaataaaaaaacaacaacaatgcttaaagaacaaaaccaacaataacaaaacaaaacaaatggaaaaagaagaggaggcacgctcaaaataaacccagccatgtgaattcaaatcgatgatttgacagtggcataggaaaagagatatgtttgtttcgagtttatttcggcataagccggctatcaatgtaaaaccttttttcggagggttcaagtgtggtttttgttgggtttaataaactgcctgaatttattctgataattggttgatagttttgctgcaagtagaggatgctgatgaggaatgtggtaattccgaaacgtgcgtccatccaaccatcttgcagtctatagggctttgcccaaataaatttgacaaacattcttttcctctgttggttaagctactcttgtagtttagtcaatgtatggttttaagctgaaataaaaaaacaacaacaatgcttaaagaacaaaaccaacaataacaaaacgaaatacaattttgccaaaaattttctatagaaatacaattttgccaaaaattttctatagaaataaaagtttgtcaaaattttatttctataggaaattttgtcaaacttttatttctatagaaaatttttggcaaaattttatttctatagaaaatttttggcaaaattgtatttctatagaaaaattttcgaaaatttttatttctattgaaattttttctatggaaataaaattttgacaaaattttaatagaaataaaattttgccaaaattttttatagaaataaaattttgacaacattttctatagatataaaattttgacaacattttctatagaaataaaattttgataaaattttctatagaaatgaaactttgacaaaattttctatagaaataaaattttgacaaattttgacaaattttgacaaattttagagatatacaattttaacaaaatttcatatcaaaataaaattttgacaacattttgtaaagaaataaaattgtgacaaaattttctatagaaataaaattttgacaaaatttcaaaaagaactaaaattttgacaaaattttctatagaaataataaaatcttttaagatataaaattttaacaaaattttatatcaaaatacaattttgacaaaattttctaaagaaataaaattttgacaaaattttctagagatataaaattttgccaatatttcttataaaaataaaatttggacaaaatttctaaaaaaaattaattttgacaaaattttctatagaaataaaattttgacaaaattttctatagaaataaaattttgacaaaatttttttagaaataaacttttctatagaaataaaattttgacaaaatttcttatggaaataaaattttgccaaaaattttattagaaataaaatttgacaaaatttcctatagaagtaaattttaaacaatttttaaaaatttatttctatagaaataaaattttctacagaaataaaattgacaaaattttctataaaaaatttgtaaaacaagATGTTTTTTTCGGTAGTATTTTGGTAAACTTTCcccaaattttggcaatatatcTTTGACTCGAGTAGCCACCGTGCTTTCAAGGGACATATATCATGCCTATGATCTTCATACCCAACTACATACAATGGGAATGTGTATTTGTTACCTCTTATTTAATTCCATTCCATCTTCCAGATAACGATGTTGTTCTTCTGAagaatgaaaaatataaacCTCTCCCGTTGGCGAACCTTAATCTTGTCTCGCAATGGGTTCATGTAAGACCAAATATCTTGCCTCAAGGACGAGTTTTATGGTTTGATGAAGAAAAAGCTAAACTTGATAGACAAAAAGAAATCAAACGTTTGGAAAAATTACGAAAAGCCGAAGAGATGGGTCTGGAGGAAGATGAAGGAAGTGTTGAGAATGAATCAAGCGAAGAGGAAGAATCTCTTGGAGAGGAAGAAGAAGAGGATGAAATAGTTCCCTTACAAGAACTAGGACCTGCGATATTAACATCCTGTTCTATGGATCAATATCAAGAGGTCTCAGTTGCTTGGGTTGGACGTTATACCAGTAATTATACTAATCGAAATGAACGTCTATTGCTAATGAGATCAAATATTTGGCCTGGTGCTTATACCTTTACCTTTGATCGAATGTGTGAGTCCATTTATTTGGGTTGGGGTCATAAATATATGGCTCGCAATATAGCTTGGCAACATTTGCCACCATTTGCGGATGAATTTCCCCATAAtgccatggatttcgtagaaaccaATGatccgactgttgaaatggaagaTGCTTATTATCAGAGTTTATTAAAGCGAGATCTACAAATCTTAAATCTAGATGAAAATTTAAGTGATTATGATAATGAatcagatgatgatgatgatgaagacgatgatgatgatgaggaggAGGAATAAGACTGTATAATGATCATCATGTTGCTGAACATATTGCAACAAATTAATTGTCGCATCATATTgcacataaaatttaaacatgtTTCCTTAACCTAATCAATTAACAAACGAATTGTAGCACAGTTTCATGcaaattcatcaaaatattacttttaacTGGATCCCTAATTTTAACTATGgactaaaatagtttttcttatgaactaaataaaaaaaaatgtttttatacaatttcttCGTTTATGTTGGGCCTATTGCTTACTCTTtattaataacactagtttacaaaaaaaatgcatgtacacttgatgaaaatcaacttttcttatgtattttgagctgctgaattcaaaaaaattttaaattgaagagCCATGAagagatattttttaaatattttatacttttctggcggaaaaggtcaattgtaaaatacgattttttgaaaattttgacttttcgcattgatattttttgaaccacttcgtCCTCctattacctttcatttaagtaccaacaacgttataatcggacatttctaactcgagatatattgtgtttagagAAAAAagtgcgaaaatttaaaaataacgggatatctcaaaaactgttccataaaaaattttgaaaaatttttttttttcgaattcagcagctcaaaatacaaaatacaaaagttgattttcatgaagtgtacattttgagtgtaaactagtgtaatggtGAGAACATagcttttctatagcaataaaattttgacctaactttcaatagaaatacaatttttggcaaatatttctatagaaatacaattttgatgaaaatttctatagaaataaaatttttacaaaattttccatataattaaaattttgacaaaattttctttagcaataaaattttaacaaaattttctatagcaataaaattttggcaacattttctataaaaataacaattttctatagaaataatatcttgacgaaattgtctatagaaataaaattttgacaaaattttccatagaaataaaatttagataaaattttctatagatataatatcttgacgaaattttctatagaaatagaacattgacgaaattttctgtagaactaaaatcttgacaaaattttccatagcaataaaatttagacaaaattttctataaaataaaattttgacaaaattttctatagaaatggaacattgacgaaattttctgtagaactaaaatcttgacaaaattttccatagaactaaaatcttgacaaaattttctatagaaacaaaattttgacaaaattttctatagaaataaaattttgacaaaattttctatagcaataaaattttgtcaacattttctataaaaataaaaattttctatagaaataatatcttgacgaaattttccattgaaataatatcttgacaaaattttccatagaaataaaattttgacaaaattttctatagaaataaatttttgacacaattttctttagcaataaaattttgacaaaattttctatagcaataaaattttggcaacattttctataaaaataaaaattttccatagaaataaaattttccatagaaataaaattttgacaaaatattctatagaaataatatcttgacgaaattttctatataaataaaattttgacaattttttctacagaaataaaattttgacaattttttctatagaaataaaattttaacaaaattttctatagaaataaaattttgacaaaattttctatagaaatgaaacattgacgaaattttctgtagaactaaaatcttgacaaaatttccatagaactaaaatcttgacaaaattttctatagaaacaaaattttgacaaaattttctatagaaataaaattttgacaaaattttctatagcaataaaatattggcaacattttctataaaaataaaaattttctatagaaataatatcttgacgaaattttccatagaaataatatcttgacaattttccatagaaataaaattttgacaaaattttctatagaattaaaattttgacacaattttctttagcaataaaattttgacaaaattttctatagcaataaaattttggcaacattttgtataaaaataaaaattttctatagaaataatatcttgacgaaattttccataaaaataatatgttgacaaaattttccatagaaataaaattttgacaaaattttctgtagaaataatatcttgacgaaattttctatataaataaaactttgacaatgttttctatagaaataaaattttaacaaaattttctatagaaataaaattttgacaaaatttccttcagacataaaattttgacaaaatttcctatagaaataaaattttgacaaaattttctatactaatcaaattctatagaaataaaattttgggaaaattttctatagaaataaaattttgcgaaaattttctatagaaataaaaatttgacaaaattttatatagaaataaaattttaacaaacttttctattaacataaaatgttgacaaaattttatatagaaataaaatttttacaacatttccaataaaaataacattttgacaaatttttctacgccaataaaattttgacaaaatttcctatagaaataaaattttgactaaaatttctatagaaataaaattttgagaaaattttctatagaaataaaatttttacaaattttcctttagatataaaattttgaaaaaattttctatagacataaaattttgacaaaattttctatagaattaaaattttgacaaagttttcgttagcaataaaattatgacaaaattttctatagcaataaaattttggcaacattttctataaaaataaaaattttatatagaaattataccttgacgaaactttctatagaaataaaattttgacaaaattttccatagaaataaaattttgacaaaattttctatagaagtaatatcttgacaaaattttctatagcaataaaattttggcaacattttctataaaaataaaaattttatatagaaataataccttgacgaaactttctatagaaataaaattttgacaaaattttccatagaaataaaattttgacaaaattttccatagaaataaaattttgacaaaattttctatagaagtaatatcttgacaaaattttctatagaaataaaattttgacaaaatttcctatagaaataaaattttgacaacattttctataccaataaaatattgacacaatttcctatagaaataaaattttgacaaaattttctataccaataaaattttgacacaatttcctatagaaataaaattttgacaaaatatcctatagaaataaaattttgagaaaattttctatagaaataaaatgttgacaaaattttctatagaaataaaattttcacaaaattttctataagaataaaatgttgacaaatttttctatagaaataaaatgttggcaaaattttccatggaaataaaatttacgacTAGGCTGCTTCATTATCTCaattcattttaaataaaaccaaATAGTTTAAAGTTAATCACAggttctaaatattttttatagaacagaaCGCTTTTCTTACTTTTATTgtgaaattaataatttttaataaattttgtttttgttgaaaaaaaaacccaTAAAAGCATCCGTTTTAATTTTCCTCTTTGAGGTTAGCGAACGACCGTGAATAAATGCCATACTTGgttaattaaacaaaagttgTATGATTTTCACCTAGATAATTAGGCCTGGAATACTGTATTCatgtatattaaaataatatatataaagttGCTCAACATGTTGTCAGCAATATAGATACataacgacaaaattttgttaagttaaACATGTTGCATTCACATACCCCAAATACTTAAACTCATACTGTATAATGCATATATTtctcaatataatttttttgtggacGGAAACTTAATTTTAACTATAGactaaaatatacattttttgtcttatgaattaaattaaaaaaacgacaatttctttataatttcTCTCATGTATATTGGGTTCATTTTTTACCCTGCATCAATACTTGATCACTAATGGCCAAAGGCTCATCGGAAAATTGTACTTTATTGTAATGATTTTTCAAAGCATTCATCAGCTCCATGCTATGAGGCCAATCTCTGGTCTCACAAACAACTTTGACCTAACAAAGGGAAGAACATAcaagatttaattaaatttccattAGATAATCGCCCAAAACGTCGATCATACCTCAACAGTATAGATATCCTTTAGCCATGCTCTTTCATGCATTATATCCTTTATGGAAACACCCAATTTGGATAGGATTTCACATAACTCATTTATGCCACCTGGACGATCGGTAAGTTCAACATTAAATTTCACCAGGCGACCTTCTGCAGCCAAACCACGTTCCAAGCAACGTCCAAAAACGGTGGTATCAATATTGCCACCGCATAACAAGACCACTACCCTAGAAGTTGGTGCAaatggaagttgaaaaaaaggtaaatataattttaggaaatttgtaaattctttTTACACTTAGAAAAATACTAAATCGGATATTAAACTTGGACATATTTTATACTACATATTATTATAACATAATATCtactcgagcttattggacaagagGATTAAGcgtattgatactattaagttattgaaaagaaaatgcaagataccaatctacacaagcctgactatacacgtGTTTCATCGTTGGCTAATTTGTTTATATCTATAGTCTTTAGTGTAGATCTGACCGTGGAATATGATTCATTTTGagtcttatatgctaatttcttatgaaaattacatacgagaattatatTTCCCAAATTGAACCATTTTTCACCACAAATGGGCATCAACTTCTCATATGATTTAAATTCGGAATTTCTACTACATATGCACGGATATAAATGGAACTGTTCCTAATTCATGAAAACCGATCGTCACATACGAAATACTTGAGATTAATCCTATTTTCGTCGTCATGGACTTGGGTTTCCGTATGTTATCGTATTGCTCTTTAATGAACGTCCCGAGTAAAAATTCAGATagctaatttgatacaattagatcCACATTGACTACTTTGCGAATATATCGGTCAAATGAGATCGTAGTCTTAACGGAGTATTTTTTGGGGGTCCTACTTTTCAGACAGGTTAGAAAAGCAAAGCATTACTTGATCAAGTCCAACATGTTGGTTCGGTTTTTAATCTAAGACGTTTAGGATCACCATATAAAACCTATACGTTTAGTTGCACTTTGTGGGAGAGAAAAATTCCTCCATAGGCGCTACTTTGCCCTAGTTTGTATTTGCACTAGGGTAGCTCCCATACCACGGCTTCCACAATTTATCAACAACTTACTTTTTTCCTTTCAATTCTGGCAATTGACCAGCCAAAATGGCGGCTAATCCTGAAGCTCCGGCTCCCTCGACAACACATTTCTCCTCTTCCACTAAACGTAGAATGGCCAAAGCAATCCATTCCTCTTTGACCACAACCATTTTGTCTATCAATGGCAAAGCGGTGATAAAAGCATTATAGCCAACTTTAGGAACAGCCAAACCATCGGCTAAAGTATTTTTGATGGGAGTATAAATTGGACCATTATTTTGCATGGCATTGGAAAAACTGGGGCATTTAGCTGATTCCACACCCTACGGTAATAAAGCATCATAATGTCATTGATTTCTCAATAATCATCCTCCAGGGTATAGCAACTTAcaataattttggtttttggcGATAAAGCCTTTATGGCCGTGGCAATGCCAGCAATTAGACCACCACCTCCAACTGGTATAATTACGGCATCAGGATTTGGAACCTGCTCGAGAATTTCTAAACCCAATGTACCTTGACCAGCCATAATATGAGGATGATCATAACCATTGATGTACAACAGCTTCTTTTCTTCGGACATTTTCATGGCTAATGCCTTAGCTTCAGCCATATCTTTGCCTTCGACTATAACATTGGCTTTATAGTTgcgacatttttggattttcataaTGGGTGCTGCTTTTGGCATTACCACTGTCACGGGGATATTTAGCTTCCAGCCATGATAGCTAAGAGCCTAAGAGGAATAGAAGGAAACTTCTTACGAtgtaatgcaatttttttaaatattactaaCCTGGGCATGATTTCCTAGTGATGCAGAAATTACTCCGATTTTCTTTTGTTCCTCAGATAGACATAATAGGGCATA contains these protein-coding regions:
- the Srr gene encoding serine racemase; this translates as MGGSQNGVLVDNGKPLNGTKTEINGSNGQAAKAIVKKNSNGAVVLRNPDTITPKQFEAPGESLDPHCDPLNPQTISFRDITSAAFLIKDGVEMTPCPRSTTSDTYGMDLYLKKDFLQYTGSFKERGARYALLCLSEEQKKIGVISASLGNHAQALSYHGWKLNIPVTVVMPKAAPIMKIQKCRNYKANVIVEGKDMAEAKALAMKMSEEKKLLYINGYDHPHIMAGQGTLGLEILEQVPNPDAVIIPVGGGGLIAGIATAIKALSPKTKIIGVESAKCPSFSNAMQNNGPIYTPIKNTLADGLAVPKVGYNAFITALPLIDKMVVVKEEWIALAILRLVEEEKCVVEGAGASGLAAILAGQLPELKGKKVVVLLCGGNIDTTVFGRCLERGLAAEGRLVKFNVELTDRPGGINELCEILSKLGVSIKDIMHERAWLKDIYTVEVKVVCETRDWPHSMELMNALKNHYNKVQFSDEPLAISDQVLMQGKK